One part of the Dysidea avara chromosome 10, odDysAvar1.4, whole genome shotgun sequence genome encodes these proteins:
- the LOC136269220 gene encoding circularly permutated Ras protein 1-like — protein sequence MVRQIHSIAQNVIVATEVEVSMITHPCLLLKTDRSTKEASRFHEEIGNTPQNMDFTVEFNTKDGDAAKKIGSIPFQVQVIYHQPDQMKCLRVISKCREFTQKREDIEQDCNIGVSGLAAVQKSAALAQRGQLDEARQVLHSAQRLMQTAARSDQQCEEYANFVSSCLELDSELQQASHDTSRQSSDSMAKLLHTKKTAHMGQFLSGGAKKGIVSKRKADARVQEQYYGYKYK from the exons ATGGTACGACAGATACATAGCATTGCTCAAAATGTCATTGTCGCCACTGAAGTGGAAGTAAGCATGATAACTCACCCTTGCTTACTACTGAAGACAGATAGATCTACTAAG GAGGCTAGTCGGTTTCATGAAGAAATAGGCAATACTCCACAAAACATGGACTTCACTGTGGAGTTCAATACTAAAGATGGAGATGCAGCTAAGAAAATAGGAAGCATTCCTTTCCAAGTGCAGGTCATCTACCATCAACCAGATCAAATGAAATGTTTAAGAGTTATCAGCAAATGTCGAGAATTCACTCAGAAACGAGAAGACATCGAACaa GATTGTAATATTGGAGTAAGTGGATTAGCTGCTGTACAAAAGAGTGCAGCACTAGCTCAACGTGGTCAGTTGGATGAAGCACGTCAAGTACTCCACTCTGCTCAACGTTTGATGCAAACAGCTGCAAGATCTGATCAACAATGTGAGGAGTACGCCAACTTTGTTAGTAGCTGTCTCGAGCTGGACTCAGAATTGCAACAAGCATCACATGATACATCAAGACAATCATCAGATTCTATGGCAAAGTTACTTCACACTAAGAAAACTGCTCACATGGGCCAGTTCCTGTCTGGTGGAGCCAAGAAGGGAATAGTCAGCAAACGTAAAGCTGATGCAAGAGTACAAGAACAATACTATGGGTACAAATACAAATGA
- the LOC136269228 gene encoding FAS-associated death domain protein-like: protein MSDQDKLMIRKFLKEISDNIPDSELTSLIYICRVDRADEEKITKAFQVFNILEKRGELSINNFTRLKEVLVTLKRIDLKNRVEEFERKIASTRRVVLHSKPKREFDTKFLQDLGREVGTNWRMIARRLGVTDTEIDEIEYEYRKLAEQSYQSLRKWVDKHKGIDNVDPNDLKQALLDYNLRRIAEDFFEIVD from the exons ATGTCTGATCAGGATAAACTGATGATAAGAAAGTTCCTAAAGGAGATATCTGATAATATTCCTGATAGCGAACTGACATCACTCATTTATATTTGCCGCGTTGACAGAGCTGATGAAGAAAAAATTACGAAAGCGTTCCAAGTGTTCAACATTTTAGAGAAACGAG GAGAGTTATCTATTAATAATTTCACTCGTCTAAAAGAAGTATTGGTGACACTTAAAAGAATTGACTTGAAAAATCGAGTGGAAGAGTTTGAAAGGAAGATTGCTTCTACCAGGAGGGTAGTTTTGCACTCTAAACCTAAAAGAG AGTTTGATACTAAGTTTCTGCAAGATCTTGGTAGGGAGGTGGGTACCAATTGGAGAATGATAGCAAGAAGGCTTGGAGTGACCGACACAGAGATTGATGAAATTGAATATGAATATCGCAAGCTTGCAGAGCAATCATATCAATCACTGCGTAAATGGGTTGATAAACACAAAGGAATTGATAATGTTGACCCTAATGACCTGAAACAAGCATTATTGGACTACAACTTAAGAAGAATTGCTGAAGATTTCTTTGAAATCGTAGATTAG
- the LOC136269229 gene encoding circularly permutated Ras protein 1-like, whose translation MTCLLDILDTAGQEEYSAMRDQYMRTGQCFLLVYSITDRQSFTEAETMYNFTTRIKDTDNVPAILVGNKKDLDMGRVVTYSEGKALADKLSVPFMETSAKTGHNVTEAFHELVRITPREGVDYKVVIFGSGGVGKSTVCIQYVQGHFVDQYDPTIEDSYRKQVVISGLTKGTATSASPSKYLKSATD comes from the exons ATG ACTTGTCTACTGGATATTCTGGACACTGCTGGTCAAGAGGAATACTCTGCAATGAGGGATCAGTACATGAGGACTGGCCAGTGTTTCTTGTTAGTATACTCCATCACTGATCGACAATCCTTCACTGAAGCTGAGACAATGTACAACTTCACTACTAGGATAAAGGACACTGATAACGTGCCTGCT ATTTTGGTTGGAAACAAAAAGGATCTGGATATGGGACGGGTGGTCACGTATTCTGAAGGAAAAGCTCTGGCAGACAAGTTGAGTGTTCCTTTCATGGAGACTTCAGCAAAGACTGGTCACAATGTAACTGAGGCATTCCATGAACTAGTGCGTATCACACCACGTGAAGGAGTTGACTACAAAGTGGTGATATTTGGTAGTGGTGGAGTAGGAAAATCGACTGTCTGTATTCAATATGTACAAGGTCATTTTGTGGACCAGTATGATCCAACAATTGAGGACTCTTATCGTAAACAAGTGGTAATATCAGGTCTAACTAAGGGAACTGCTACATCTGCCTCACCCAGTAAGTACCTTAAATCTGCCACCGATTAA
- the LOC136268705 gene encoding leucine-rich repeat-containing protein 74B-like, whose translation MDLRDNDLTIDGLVHLMKIVKTSDASLRVLDVSFNPIGDDGMSLISSELQYNNILTELRVERCSLSVKGAICISEVLGKCSLQVLATAGNNIGDDGITAIAEALSNSQINELNVETCGITLTGAKSLAALASIVMVTEESQKDHPTITDAKYVRPSTFVFLKAALLRHRPPC comes from the exons ATGGACCTTAGAGACAATGATCTCACTATTGATGGGCTGGTACACTTAATGAAGATTGTGAAGACAA GTGATGCCTCATTAAGAGTGTTAGATGTTAGTTTTAATCCTATTGGAGATGATGGGATGTCATTAATATCAAGTGAACTCCAGTACAATAACATCCTGACTGAGCTAAGAGTAGAACGGTGTAGTTTATCAGTGAAAG gtgccatttgtatcagtgaagTGTTAGGGAAGTGTTCACTACAAGTCCTTGCTACTGCAGGCAATAACATCGGTGATGATGGTATCACTGCTATTGCAGAAGCACTTAGTAACAGTCAGATTAATGAACTGAATGTTGAAACATGTGGCATTACTCTTACTGGAGCAAAATCACTTGCAGCACTAGCTAGCATAGTCATGGTGACTGAGGAAAGTCAAAAAGACCACCCAACTATAACTGACGCCAAGTATGTGAGACCATCAACATTTGTTTTTCTGAAAGCTGCCCTATTGAGACACAGACCACCATGCTAA
- the LOC136269190 gene encoding circularly permutated Ras protein 1-like, with the protein MHFASNFVYSAKDDADEVEEVEQEEEETIDDMRRRHQAGSDDGQTCLLDILDTAGQEEYSAMRDQYMRTGQCFLLVYSITDRQSFTEAEAMYNFTTRIKDTDNVPAILVGNKKDLDMGRVITYAEGKTLADKLGIPFMETSAKTGHNVTEAFHELVRITPREGVDYKVVILGSGGVGKSALCIQYVQGHFVDQYDPTIEDSYRKQVVISGLPKATAASASPKSKQQHKGFLGSLTKKKKSGPPSAPPPPSAPKAAAKKKKVRVARANTNVLVLQLGTLAEESTMATGDPYYCKNSSCKAVLSTASKLEKAKDGTVTWNCEFCDHVNENVDVTDEEKPKVDTVDYVLEPAPPAPPADDDAATKDGVAEAKATIKASTKGGLIIFAIDISGSMDHVVKIPALQAEWSAVRNSGQASGGVRQIRRLECIKEAVIRHLDHLSVERPNCQVALVLFESKVVVCGDGTTDGATVEGATLSNYDQLLEKGRSLKHLLSDKPLVESIDALKTRVQGLSTKGCTALGPALALSVALASDRTLSSEIILCTDGVPNTGVGSLSGRRDTTGFYSTVGEYAKTCNVTVSILGIDGDTQCGLQAISQAASITGGTINILHPLEMVRQIRSIAQNVIVATEVEVSMITHPCLLLKTDRSTKEASRFHEEIGNTPQNMDFTVEFNTKDGDAAKKIGSIPFQVQIIYRRPDQMKCLRVISKCREFTQKREDIEQDCNIGVSGLAAVQKSAALAQHGQLDEARQVLHSAQRLMQTAAESDQQYEEYANFVSNCLELDSELQQASHDTSRQSSDSMAKLLHTKKAAHMGQFLSGGAKKGIVSKRKADARVQEQYYGYKYK; encoded by the exons ATGCATTTTGCTAGCAATTTCGTCTACTCCGCGAAGGATGATGCGGACGAGGTTGAAGAGGTGGAACAAGAAGAGGAAGAAACGATCGATGACATGCGCAGACGCCATCAAGCCGGCAGTGACGATGGACAG ACTTGCCTACTGGATATTCTGGACACTGCTGGTCAAGAGGAATACTCTGCAATGAGGGATCAGTACATGAGGACTGGCCAGTGTTTCTTGTTAGTATACTCCATCACTGATCGACAATCCTTCACTGAAGCTGAGGCAATGTACAACTTCACTACTAGGATTAAGGACACTGATAATGTGCCTGCT ATTTTGGTTGGAAACAAAAAGGATCTGGATATGGGACGAGTGATCACATATGCTGAAGGAAAAACTCTTGCAGACAAGTTGGGCATTCCTTTCATGGAGACTTCGGCAAAAACCGGTCACAATGTAACTGAGGCATTCCATGAACTAGTGCGTATCACGCCACGTGAAGGAGTTGACTACAAAGTGGTGATACTTGGTAGTGGTGGAGTAGGAAAATCAGCTCTCTGTATTCAATATGTACAAGGTCATTTTGTGGACCAGTATGATCCAACAATTGAGGACTCTTATCGTAAACAAGTGGTCATATCAGGTCTGCCTAAGGCAACTGCTGCATCTGCTTCACCCA AATCTAAGCAACAACATAAAGGATTTTTAGGAAGTTtgacgaagaagaaaaagtcTGGTCCACCATCTGCTCCTCCACCTCCTTCAGcacctaaggctgcagcaaaaAAGAAGAAAGTTAGAGTAGCTCGAGCTAACACTAATGTGTTAGTACTCCAGTTGGGAACACTGGCAGAAGAGTCTACTATGGCCACTGGGGACCCTTATTACTGCAAGAACTCAAGTTGCAAGGCTGTCTTGTCAACTGCATCAAAGTTAGAAAAAGCAAAAGATGGTACAGTGACATGGAATTG TGAATTCTGTGATCATGTCAATGAGAATGTTGATGTAACTGATGAAGAGAAGCCAAAGGTTGACACAGTGGATTATGTACTAGAACCAGCTCCCCCAGCACCTCCAGCTGATGATGATGCTGCTACCAAGGATGGTGTTGCTGAAGCTAAAGCAACCATCAAGGCATCCACTAAAGGAGGTCTAATCATCTTTGCCATTGATATTAGCGGTAGCATGGACCATGTGGTGAAAATACCAGCACTGCAAG CTGAGTGGAGTGCAGTGAGAAATAGTGGTCAAGCTAGTGGTGGTGTACGACAAATTAGACGACTGGAATGTATCAAAGAGGCTGTGATCCGACATTTGGACCATCTCAGTGTGGAGAGACCAAATTGTCAA GTTGCTCTTGTGTTGTTTGAGAGCAAAGTGGTTGTGTGTGGAGATGGTACTACTGATGGTGCCACAGTTGAAGGTGCTACGCTGAGTAACTATGATCAACTGTTGGAAAAGGGACGTTCACTGAAACACTTACTCAGTGATAAACCACTTGTAGAATCAATTGA TGCCCTAAAGACTCGTGTACAAGGTCTAAGTACCAAAGGATGTACAGCTTTGGGACCAGCTCTCGCACTTAGTGTAGCACTGGCATCAGATCGTACTCTCTCCTCTGAGATTATCCTGTGTACTGATGGTGTACCCAACACTGGGGTGGGATCCCTCAGTGGCCGTCGTGATACCACAGGATTTTACAGCACC GTTGGAGAATATGCTAAGACTTGTAATGTCACTGTTTCCATACTGGGAATTGATGGAGATACTCAGTGTGGTTTACAAGCCATCAGCCAAGCAGCCTCCATTACTGGTGGAACTATTAACATTCTTCATCCTCTTGAGATGGTACGACAGATACGTAGCATTGCTCAAAATGTCATCGTCGCCACCGAAGTGGAAGTAAGCATGATAACTCACCCTTGCTTACTACTGAAGACAGACAGATCTACTAAG GAGGCTAGTCGGTTTCATGAAGAAATAGGCAATACTCCACAAAACATGGACTTCACTGTGGAGTTCAATACTAAAGATGGAGATGCAGCTAAGAAAATAGGAAGCATTCCTTTCCAAGTGCAGATCATCTACCGTCGACCAGATCAAATGAAATGTTTAAGAGTTATCAGCAAATGTCGAGAATTCACTCAGAAACGAGAAGACATTGAACAA GATTGTAATATTGGAGTAAGTGGATTAGCTGCTGTACAAAAGAGTGCAGCACTAGCTCAACATGGTCAGTTGGATGAAGCACGTCAAGTACTCCACTCTGCTCAACGTTTGATGCAGACAGCTGCAGAATCTGATCAACAATATGAGGAGTACGCCAACTTTGTTAGCAACTGTCTCGAGCTAGACTCAGAGTTACAACAAGCATCACATGATACATCAAGACAATCATCAGATTCTATGGCAAAGTTACTTCACACTAAGAAAGCTGCTCACATGGGCCAATTCCTGTCTGGTGGAGCCAAGAAGGGAATAGTCAGCAAACGTAAAGCTGATGCAAGAGTACAAGAACAATACTATGGGTACAAATACAAATGA
- the LOC136236775 gene encoding LOW QUALITY PROTEIN: uncharacterized protein (The sequence of the model RefSeq protein was modified relative to this genomic sequence to represent the inferred CDS: substituted 2 bases at 2 genomic stop codons) — protein sequence MTQSQGSTNEPSCIEFSFEQLRKATSDFSKECRLGEGGFGPLRKESGNLNITMAHQQFRTEVTILTRYRHPNLLTLMGFCAYSNNFCLIYEFMPHGTEMPWPVQXDXEMSVNKETELAWEIRMSIACDTARALLYLHTAAPDSPLVHCDVKSANVLLDVACRAKLGDFGLARALDTEDQGRTKHIIGTSGYIPPEYYRGYVTIKMDSFAFGTILLEIITGKPSYDASRDPNDLISYMDPYISNKPIDLTYSIITQVDLTSGRWPTKSIYNLCDIARRCLEVEVKQRERATIENIFPELEKNLCAAAVSTFKLERQQQQKQRTEKHKMQWVDKNKGIKHVNPIANDLKQALLGYGLRIAEDFFDIVD from the exons ATGACCCAATCGCAAGGAAGTACCAATGAACCAAGCTGCATTGAGTTTAGCTTCGAGCAATTACGAAAGGCTACAAGCGACTTTTCTAAAGAATGCAGACTCGGAGAAGGCGGATTCGGCCCA CTAAGAAAA GAGAGTGGCAACTTAAATATTACAATGGCACATCAACAGTTTCGCACTGAGGTCACTATTCTCACCAG ATATCGTCACCCCAATCTTTTAACACTGATGGGATTTTGTGCATATTCAAATAACTTTTGTTTAATCTATGAGTTTATGCCTCACGGTACCGAGATGCCTTGGCCAGTTCAGTAAGATTAGGAGATGAGT GTTAACAAAGAGACTGAGTTAGCATGGGAGATACGTATGTCTATTGCATGCGACACAGCCCGTGCACTACTATACCTTCACACTGCTGCTCCTGATTCACCACTTGTACATTGTGATGTGAAAAG TGCAAATGTGTTATTGGATGTGGCTTGCCGAGCCAAGCTAGGTGATTTTGGCCTAGCTAGAGCACTGGACACTGAAGACCAGGGCAGAACAAAACATATCATAGGAACATCAGGATATATTCCCCCAGAGTATTATCGTGGTTATGTCACCATCAAAATGGACAGCTTTGCATTTGGAACG ATACTACTGGAGATAATCACTGGGAAGCCATCCTATGATGCCAGCCGTGATCCTAATGATTTG ATTTCTTACATGGATCCATACATCTCTAACAAACCAATTGACTTAACTTACAGCATTATAACTCAAGTTGACCTCACCAGTGGTAGATGGCCAACCAAGTCCATATATAATCTCTGTGACATAGCTCGACGATGTTTGGAGGTGGAGGTTAAGCAGCGAGAGCGAGCAACCATTGAAAAT ATTTTTCCTGAGCTGGAAAAGAATTTATGTGCAGCGGCAGTTTCAACATTTAAACTTGAGAGGcagcaacaacaaaaacagCGTACTGAGAAGCATAAAATGCA ATGGGTTGATAAGAATAAAGGAATCAAGCACGTCAACCCAATTGCAAATGACCTGAAGCAAGCACTTTTGGGATATGGCTTAAGGATTGCTGAAGATTTCTTTGACATAGTAGACTAG
- the LOC136269214 gene encoding uncharacterized protein produces MSQVGNIASPSCIEYSFEQLQNATNHFSDKYRLGEGGFGPVFKGSLIHTTVAIKQLRKESGNLNTKMARDQFVTEVDILTRYRHPNLLTLMGFCAESDNFCLVYEFMPNGTLEDALANSAVKKPELAWEVRMSIVCDTARALLYLHTACDKSPLVHRDVKSANVLLDVSCRAKLGDFGLARALGDKNLDTTKHIIGTSGYIPPEYYRGYVTIKMDSYAFGVILLEIITGKPSYDSERNPNDLITYMDPYISNTVIGSKYDIMTTVDKTCGRWPPKSIHDLCGVVRRCLKDKPMERATIEDIYPVLEKTQREAALKTIKLEKQLIEKRTQYTEKLKQQQHEKQKRH; encoded by the exons ATGTCTCAAGTTGGAAACATTGCTAGTCCTAGTTGTATCGAGTACAGTTTTGAACAATTACAAAATGCTACAAACCACTTTTCCGACAAATACAGATTGGGGGAGGGCGGGTTCGGTCCAGTGTTTAAAGGAAGCTTAATTCATACCACTGTGGCCATTAAGCAACTGCGAAAG GAGAGTGGAAACCTAAATACTAAAATGGCACGTGACCAGTTTGTTACTGAAGTCGATATACTAACCAG GTACCGTCACCCTAACCTATTGACATTGATGGGGTTTTGTGCAGAATCAGATAACTTCTGCCTTGTATACGAGTTTATGCCGAATGGTACATTAGAAGATGCTTTGGCTAATTCA GCTGTTAAAAAACCTGAGTTAGCATGGGAAGTGCGCATGTCTATTGTATGCGATACTGCCCGTGCATTACTCTACCTTCACACTGCTTGTGATAAATCACCCCTTGTACACCGCGATGTAAAAAG TGCTAATGTGTTATTGGATGTATCCTGTCGAGCCAAACTAGGGGATTTTGGCCTAGCTAGAGCACTGGGCGATAAAAATCTAGATACCACTAAACACATTATAGGGACGTCAGGCTATATCCCCCCAGAATATTACCGAGGTTATGTCACTATTAAGATGGACAGCTATGCATTTGGAGTA ATATTACTGGAAATTATCACTGGAAAACCATCTTATGATTCAGAACGTAATCCTAATGATTTA ATTACATATATGGATCCTTACATATCCAACACAGTAATTGGTTCAAAATATGACATAATGACTACAGTTGATAAAACGTGTGGTAGATGGCCACCCAAGTCCATACATGATCTGTGTGGGGTAGTTCGGAGGTGTTTAAAGGATAAGCCAATGGAAAGAGCAACCATTGAAGAC ATTTATCCTGTACTGGAAAAGACACAACGTGAAGCAGCACTCAAGACAATCAAACTTGAGAAACAGCTCATTGAAAAACGAACACAATACACTGAGaaactaaaacaacaacaacatgagAAACAAAAAAGACATTAA